ATCACAGCAGCGCCGCAGTAATGCAGCACATTATTGAGACGGGAAAACACTGAGGGAGTCTGGAGTAAGAAGGGAGATGCTTTATCACTGCAGTAATGACCTGTAGTTTTTACAATAACATATTTCAGTAATGACACCAGCATGAATGTCTCccaaaaatgttattttaaataaacattgaaGTTAAAatttaaacactgaaaaactAAACAGGGAGTTTCAAAGAATTCTTAATGCTATACATGAATATTAAGGTCATGTTCTGCATTTTGCCTTCAAACCCACCGTAAGGAAACACAATAAATAAGTAGTCTAGATAAGAAGATTTGTTGCTATTGCATCTAATTCAAAGACATCACAAGTGCCACTCGAGGTGCAGCTTCAGGTCCGGTGTTAATTAATTTCAGTCGACTGCATGCAGGCTAAATCTGGTGCTGGTCAGCAGAGAGAATCATCAGACACACCGAACACCCATGAGAGagccaggagctgctgcacaAAGTGTGTCACCACAGGATCCAGTTAATTTATTCCTTTATTCAAGGCAAGCCAGGCGTATTTATCCAGCTGTGGCACCGTTCTGACACAATGCGATTCATAGCACTTCATCAAAATTTGAGAATGCGTGGAAATAAATGACAAGCTAGATTACAGctgcaaaaagcaaaacacacatgctgctGTGTATGATGCTGCTTTAATGGACCAAATCTTTTTTTATAAAGATCATAAAAACCTGGAAATGAACAGTAAATACCGATAACGTGACATGTGACACTTAGAGAGCTgaatttttcagatttttttctaaGTGAACACAGTTTCACATGTACAGTGTCAGACAGATCTTCAGCCTCACCAGTTTCTCTCCAGCTGGCGTCACTCTCGTGCCTGCTCCTCCTGTAGTGCGTCACCTCCGCTGCTCAAAGACCGTGAGATACAGCGTTTCAAAGAGAACAACATCCACCGCCTGTAACTTCATATCTCCCCAGTGACACAGCCAAGTCACGATTCACCGTGCACTCCTAACATCTGACCCGTTCTGGGAGGTGCATGCAGATCACATCCAGATTCACCTTATTCCTGAGGCAGAACTCTACAAAACACCCACAGCCTGAATATGAAATTTCCCTCAACTATTACACAGGTAAAATCCAGTTCTGCATTCAGACCAATACAGTGTATAAATATCATACACTGTAGTAAgcagtttagtttaatttaccTTTTTTAAGTTACATCTAtttatttcacttcttttttttatacactTGAGTACAaggttaagttttttttttttgttagcacTAAACTGATCTATAAATATCCACAGATTGACATGAACATGGATACAAACATGCTATTAAATGTGTTTAGAATactttgaaattatttttgatGGGTTATTTCTAACAAAGGATTATAGTAAAAGACTGAAACAACCAATGACATCAAGTTACACAACTGGAGATGTTCACCTTGAGAACAAGCCCACTCTGATCGCTGCATTGCTGAGTTGAAGGGAGTGTTGCTGCTTTCACTGACTGAAATTGtcaaaatacataaataaataaataaataaataaataaataaccagaCAACATTTAAGTGAATGCAGAGCAGGAATAAATTAATCCATTCATTAATGTCCTGTCACTGCTGGTATGTATCACATGTATTTGTTGTCACAATAACGTCATGACATGACTTCATGACGCCCaggaaataatcacatttttacaaTGTGTCGCACTTGATTACTAGATTACCCACTAAAACCTACATAACACTGTTGCAAAACTCAATAAATTCCCTTCCTGCTGGTTTGAGGAAGCTTTGTTTTCTACTTGGCAAATGTTAGTAAGCCAAACTAAGGCAGTGAACTGAGTAAACATCATTACTTGATAACAAGCTCGGTGCACTTCCTCAGATTCTGAGTCATGCTTGCTTTTAGATCATTCGGATAATGACTGTCTGGAATTGTGGCAAGCTCTTGTGtaagaaggagaaaagaaaagccaggCAGATGATTTTTTCATGAGTTACAGGATTCTGTATGCAGTAACCACTCACTGTatccttctgctgctgctaattGTGAGGCTGTTTGCATTGCAGTGACTTTTTCTCGCTCTGTGCTCTGCAGCCGTTCTGGCCTCTGGGCACGGGCATCGCCCGTGGCTTCATGGCTGCTTTCGACACAGCGTGGATGGTGCGGAGCTGGGGAATGGGGGTCCCTCATTTCAAAGTTCTGGCTGAGCGGTGAGTAAATGTCATGAAAGGTCCAGGCTGCACACAAATAAGACCGGTCACGTTCCCTCCGATCGCTGTCTTGAAAAGTCCCAGAAGCTTTCTGATATACAGGATTgatctaaaaataaaactacTCCCTtgtatttgggaaaaaaaaaggttttgcagactaaattatatttcttttctaaaataaagataaaaaaaacacatgtaatttACATCTTTTTTGAAAAGGAACACAAGGGCTCAGCAATATTTTGCAACTTTATTGTCATCATGACTCAGTGTAGATAAAGAGGACAGCTGATTGAACCATGATACGCTGTGTGCATCgtgcattcatgctctgcatgtCACCATATTTAGCAAACAGTACAAAACACAGGCCCATAAAAggaatgagaaaagaaaaacacacccaGAACCACACAAAAAAGGCCTCTTGTTTTAGTCTTTAGCCCCACCCTTTACATCTGAATACCCATTTGCTGATATAAACAAGTGTGTTAATTATTCATCATTATGTCATCTATTCTTAATATAACTCTGATGTATGATAGTGAAACTAACCCACACATCCAGGATGACGGCAGCTGAAAGCTTGTTTTACCCGAAAAAACTGGACTGTTGACAAAAGATTTCAGACGACTCCTGGACAGCGTTAGATCAAGGTGGTGTTGTGACTTGCCTCTCTGGTGGCCTGATCATTTATTAAAATACCTTTTGAATCTTTTCACTTCCTCTCAGTCTGATCTCTCTGAATTTTTTGTCCTTGAGGTTTTGCAGAGAAATTTCcctgacatttgttttgttgaactTAACAATTTAAAATTTTCATGCTCTGCATATTCAAATGGACAGTTTTAGATATGAAAGAAAAACGTGATCCGTGTGTGGTCTCTTGTTCAAGTTCCACCTGCTTCTCGCTGCCATCCAAGGACTTGATACATTGCTTTGATGCCATTGAAACCCCTTAAGCCTGACTAAGCTTTTACCAGGCATTTAGGCAGAAATCACCTTCAAAACCCCGAGGATTTAAGATTAACCTCACGTCCTATCTCTGCTGTATTATCACCAAGCCGCCGTTTAGTTTATTGTGTGCCTCTGACTGAGCCAGTCAATTGTCCATAGATCTCGTCCAACACGTTCCTCCTGTTCTGACGCTGAGTATAAGACGACCACAATTTATCAGACCTGCTTCCAGGAAAAAGAAACTTTGCGTTTTATGGTAGGATCAATGCGGCAGTTGCTGCCCCTTTGTAGCACAGACATAGCAGAAAGTATTAAATTTGTTTTCAAGAGAGATAAAGTCAGATTTTATGTCTTTTAAAACTTACCAGATAGGAGTAACTGTACTGCGTACATAAAGTTTTAAACTATTTGGCTTGAATTCATCAGCATGCCTGTGCGTCTCTTCATCAGCAGCATAATCCATCCTGAGATAATTAGCGTGACGGAGGAGTGTTTTGATTGCACGGGCACAGAAATGATTTCAGGCTGCTTCCTTTATGTGACAGGAATGAAACAACAAAGCTTCTGGTGTTTGAGGAAAAATGGTCTAATGAAATGAACCACTCCTGACAATGAAAATACCAGGGGTGCCAAACATGTGGCCTGCGGGCCAGTTACAACAGCAGTCTATTGATCATGAGTTTTCTCTTAAATACACAGAGAAAGCATCTACCAGCTCCTGTCTCAGACCACGCCGGAAAACACCAGCAAGAACTACGCTGCGTACAGCATCAACCCCAAAACACGATACCAGAGCGTCAACCTGTCCTCCATCCAGCCGCACCAGGTCAGCACTGTTATCCTCTGTTGACTCAAAACAGAGTCAAACCGGAGTCCCTTTAATCTCCGTGACGGTTATTCACTGGGGTGGATTAAAATCCAGCGGGCAAAGTGGAACGACACTGGTGTGACTTTCACATCAAGACTGTTTCATTTAACAAAACTCGCTAATATGCATCGACCGCAGGCTGACAAGATTTTACACACATTAACGATGATGTGTTGATCGCAGGTTTCAAAATGTGGCAGAATAAatcgtttgttttttgtttttttcttatttgaagctctctggcgccccctttGGAAGTCTACCTGCACTATTAaaccattttgttttttcagttagTACTGTAAATACacttgtggaatttttttttttttttaatacatagtTCCCAGATGTGAGCTGAACTCtttgaagatgttttcaaaTCTACTCATCGCTCCTTTCAGGTGCAGAACCTTTATGACGGTGATAAATCTCATCCATCGACCAGGAAACTCAAGGACAAagggtctcacacacaccaaggTCAGTTTATTCTTGTTAATGCTCATTCTTTGACTTCATATCAGGCTTTGTTTGGTGAAGCAGAAAACCGATCTGGCAAATATTAACATCTATCCACTTCTTACCCAAACTGACTGAGCTGCATCCtgctggacaggtcaccagtccattcCAGGGAAAACACATGCAGACAGAAAATACGCCACTCACTCAGGAACTCTTACCAATTAAACTAAGCTACCATGTCTCTGGGAGCtgtcaatgaaaacacatacagccacaggttgaacatgcaaactctacatgaAATGCCAGAAGCTGGAAGCGACCCCCGGTTTCCTCATGTATATTTGCTCACGCAACAGATGACGTCCTGACCTGAACTGCAAAAGTTTATTAAGGACATCAATGTCTCGTTATTAGtatttccttttctgtttgtaGATTCAGTGAGTGGTTTTGAGGAGCTGTTGAAATGGTGCCAGAAACACACCTCAGGTTATGAGGATGTGAATATCAAAGACTTCACTCAGTCGTGGAGGTCCGGACTGGCTCTGTGTGCCCTGATCCACCACTTCAGACCCAAGCTCATGTGAGTTGCTCCATGGAAATCAGCTGTTTGCAATTCACTAACTACACGATCAACAAGACCCTACAGAATGACGACATTCATTTGACTTGGTTCCTTTCACACATTTTACCTCATGACAGGGAATATTTTGACAAGCACCAATCTCTCAGACAGTCTTGGAAGCTAATGTCTAAGTTTCTTCCTCATCCGTGTAGTGGCTTTTGTTGCCATCataaaatttaaatattaaGAAAAGGAGAGCACAGATTTTAATGAATATCATCTGTGGAGTGTTTGCTGTCATCGTACATGTGGTTTGTGTATATAGAAAATTTGGTCCTTTGTTTAAATGTGATCTTGCAGCGTCTCTCCTCCCCTGGTGTAGACAACTGTCTCACTacagtgataaaaaaaatctgctgaaatGTAACATGACTGCTCAAACTGAGCTCCGCTGAAAGAATATCCAATATATCCAAGTTGTACACCACATATGACAGAAACATTGTGCTGTTCAGACTgtcttaaaaaaatgtgatatgGGTCCAATATGGACAACAAATATGGGTCAATTTTTTCCATGCATTTTGTATCCTcagaaatctcatttcagacaAATCAATCCCAGTTGGCTGATCAATTGTTCAGTGTTCCGATAGTTACACTGTATTTGCAGATTGTGCATTTGTAGGATGAATTACATCCAGTGGAAAAACTACATCTGTGTGTACCACAGCTAATCAAACAGCCCTCATAAGCTAAAGAAACTGAGCAGGTTTTAATCTCCATAGTTAATAACATGGAGCGTTTTGCTTTCTCGCTGTTCCCCAAAGTGACATGGCCTCCCTGGACAAGTCAAACATTGTTCACAACAACCAGCTGGCCTTCAGCGTGCTGGAGAAGGAGCTGGGCATCCCACCGGTCATGTCTCCGTCCGACCTGGCCAACAGCGAACACATCGACAGGCTGTCTATGGTGCTCTACCTCACGCAGGTCCGAAGCGCTTTCAGTGTGCCAACAAAAggtaactttatttatttgtttatttatgttttaacaTTATATGATCGTCTTTCAGCTGCTGCCTTCAGAGAGCCGCCATAGCAAATTGGATGTAGACGTTTGACTTGTCTCAAACTTTACGCTGGATGTCCTTTCTCCGTGTCACACTCAGTGGGATTCAAATCACAAACCCACTGCTCCAACCTCTTCTCCAACATTTCATCCGTGGcacaaaaacattcatgaaACTCACTTTTGAAAACTGCTATTTTGATAGATGCTGTTAAGAAACTATTTAGTCGTCTGATAAGTTTCTGAAGACAAGTTATTGGCGACAGCAGCATTAATATTGCATAACCCGGTTGCTTAGACACTGCACAGCATTAGCATCACCATAAAAGGGTCAGGTGTCCTCCCACTGAAATGTGCCCAGTGCTGAGAAGTGCTGTCTCTTTAAGAAGAAGTTACCCAGAATTCATTGGGCTTTAAGTGGCTTGTGCTGTGCTCAGAGCCAGCCTCTACTGGTTGTGCTGCTCTCCTGCACTAAGCCagccaagcagcagcagcagcaggcagagcgAGCAGGCAGCATATGGAGCGGGCTTATCGGGCGCTGACGGAGGGGGTGGAGCACAGGGCTCTTCCCGCACTGAATCAGGATTTTCTCCACGAGCAGAGGGACATGTTGCGGGTCTTTCCAGGGCTGGAGGGAGTTTCTGCAGCGTGAATGTGAGCAGGAGGGTTTGGGAGGCTTGCTGAATGAGCTGAAGTGGGTGTGATGTACGGTACCCAACGCTCGCCGTGTCTGTGATGCCGGATCCGCTGACTGATGTGCAGACAGGAGGGAGCTGTCAATCTTCAGCCGCCTTATCTGGAATGACGAGGGAGTGGGAGTGATAGTCACCGCTGAGGCTGGAGAGTTTTTTTGTATGTAGATTGACAAGTTAAAttcaactgctgctgctgtgactccACAGAAAAATCAAGTTGAAGGCACCGGCTGCATTTCTCATGAAGGATTTAAGGTATTAAAGGTGCACCTTGAAGATTCCAACAAAGTACAGTCAGGATATTTTAAGAAGCTTTTGAGAAAGACTGCAAGTAGGTCAACGAGCCCATTCAGGAGTGTTTAGATTCGCAGTGTGGTCTGATGGTGACATTAGCAAGAATTTGTTTGGTGACATTTTTGTTCTCCTTTGGTACCAGAACCTGAAGCCTTCCGGCCGTCGTCCAAGCCCCTGACTCTCTCCCAGACACAGGCTGCCGTCTTCTTCCTGAACACACTGAAGCACAACTCTCTGCAAAGACGCAAGGTACAGCCACCGTGGCCGGAGTCCACTGTTGACACAGCCCAGAGAAATGTTTGATAAAAGAGATTTTTCTGAGCACGCCGGCTCGTTGGCTGGAGTTCACATCGGGAGAGGGGGAGTCGGGGAAGTGGGGGTGGGATTCAGTCTCTGTTTGATGACTCacatgtctgttttgtcttgtcAAAGGAAGTGGTTTCTGCTAATAGCTTAATCATATTTAGGAGTCACTGCTCTCCACATAATCAGAGAAATCAGGTCAtatgatgtttgttttttttccccccgattTCTTTTTGAAGGAGAAACTGCAATCTGAGAAGAGAACAGCAACGTTAAGAAGGATGGGAGATGACGACAGTGTGAGTGCTCCATCTTCTTCCAGCCGATGACACTGGGCACCTTTTCCAATATGAAACAAGTGAATATGAACTTCAAGAAACTAATCCCGAATCAGCAAGCTTGCACTGACAGtgaagtggggggaaaaaaaccctttttacCTGGAAGAAACCTCCAGAAGGTCCAGAatcagaggtggcagctttctcCTTGCACCAATTAGAAGATAGCAGGAAAGAATTAGAAGAGATGAAAATGGAGAACAACAAACAAGTTGACATCAGACGGCAATCTAATCCAGTCTCTGTAGACTTGATTTGGATAAACCTCCAGTTCCAGAGACAGTGATGTTGCGGGGAGATAAAGAATGGGAGCACAGACAGCAGGAGAGAGGCACACAATGTTAGTTGCTTGCAGCACTGATGTGTGATTGTCAACAGGCTCCCTgcagtctaaacctacagcagctttccCAGAAAATGGTTCTGTAGGTTTTATCAAGTGTTAAGCATGACGTTAAATGTGAAGATTCTGTCAAACTGGGATCTTTTCCCACATGAGAGCAGTCTGAACTGAAGCCCATGAAGAGAAGCTGATACTGGagtgatgtgatctctcctgctaGTTTCTGTCAATactctcactgcagcattttgaatcaatGGGAGACTTTTTAGAAAGCCGTTCCAACACCCCGGTATTGAATTGCAATAGTTTACTCTCAAAATGACAGATGGATTAATTCCTCAGAGTCAGGAACATGCTCCTGGCCTTAGGTAGCACACAGGTGAAAGAAAGCAGCCCTGTAGACTTGTTTAGAGTGGGGGTCGAACAATAAGTCCTGGTTAAAATGTTCCTCACAGTATAACTGGATGTGAAATGCTACTATCCAGATAGTTTTCTCTAGGGCTTTTTGGGACTCAAAGTTCTCTTGAACAAATCCATCAATTAATTTACAGCTTCTGTTCTTGTTGTCTGTCACCCTTATATACAAGTTTGTAATTTTCTTcatcaaaagtaattttattttaaatttcacataaaaacagttttaagaCAGAAACCTTCCTCATCCACAACATGATTGACTTGATAAAGCAACATGTAAAAAGAAATATTGTAGCTTATCCATTTCTTTATAATCGGCATCAATTTGAATCTGCTAAAAACATTAATTTACTTTCATTTCTTCAGTGAGATCTTTTGCAAAATTAGTGAAAACATGCTATACATGTAACTCTGTCACTCTACTAGTTTCTAAATGCAGAATCAGACTAATTCCTGCGCAGTActgaagtggttagcactctaACTCACAGTCAGGATATTTCTGGTTTGATTCTGCTCTTGGGGGAATTTCTGactgtagtttgcatgtttttcctgtcttGATCTTCTCCCACTGACTGATTAAGGTCAATTGGTGATTCTAAATTGCTCGCCGGTATATTGTCAGTCTCTCTGTGttagtcctgtgatggactggtaacCTACCTTCAACGAAAAtcagctgagatcagctccGACACCCAGTGAGATAAAGTGGCTGGATGAATCTGActtagtttttgttgtcattgttgttgttttgtagtCACTAGCGCCTCCAGTATCCCCTGAACTCGCACCCGATATGGCTCCCGAGCCTGAGCCCTGCACCTCTGTGCCGATGACCAACAGCGAGGAGTGTTACTTCTGCGGCCAGAGAGTGTACGTGCTGGAGCGCATCAGCGCTGAGGGCAAGTTCTTCCACCGAAGCTGCTTCAATTGCCATCGATGTGGCATTACGCTCCGGCTGGGAGGATACACGTTTGACCAGAATACAGGTGCGTCCCTTCAACATGTAGAGAGACGAACCATAAAATATGACAGCAGTCATCTGATTAACTAACTTAAAGATTCAACATGCACTGTTTAAGTAATGCCTGTGTTGTGTATCAGGTGGCAGGAATAGATAAATGAGTGCGACACTCGCATTGTCTTTAGttcatcttttatttaaaatttctgTCATAGTTTgtcgttttattttttttttcagtgggtTATTACCAAGAGATCCATGTTCTTTTGTACTTACAATTCAATCAGTCAGTTTTACAATCAGACTGAGGACAACTAGATGCTGAAATGACGAGCGCGGACTCCCTAGAGGTCGCTTGTTTATAGACTTTTCATGCCTTTAATATCTAAACCTTCAGCCATGGGAATGATACCATTACTGTTgtcttttcattcatctttttttttctcagtgttcaATTTAAAACATTGCAAATTGTACCTTTAAAAGTACATTTCCGGTGGAACCCATCaatttttgtgttcttttgttgttgttttcagtatCTGCAGCGAGTGAAGATACATCAGCCTGACAAAGATTGCTGTTGTACATTTGCGTTTGTCCTTGGAAATTTAGATGACTAAGTGAATGTTTTTTAGCTTTAGCGTGTGTTTTCTGACTGCGCTCCTTATAAACAACACCATTTTCGAATAGCTTTTGAATTGTCTCAGTAACATAAACTGTGTGGGAGTCAGAAGTACCAAATCCCATCAGAGGTGACTGGAAAGAAACAAAATCACTTTCAAGCGCTTGTTTATGCATTTTCGACAACTGTCACACCTGTGGTATAATGCGTTCTCTCTCTCTAAGCCAGGAAAAGGTTTTGCTCCTACAAGTGAGCGtctacttatttatttatttctccaaTTAATAATTTGTGCTGAGAACCTTTTTAAGTGGGGTGTCATTTCAGACACAGCAGATTAATAATTGAAGAAAACAGCCAGATTTTTACTCTTGTGCGCAGCtgacattatttttttgtttcctccctTTGTGGTGTCCCTGTAGGGAAATTCTACTGTGAGCTGCACTCTGAAGAACTGGAGCGGGCTGAAACGTCTTGTAAGGTGGGTCACCGAGCGCAGCAGATGTAAACCGTggtgttgcttttgcagctgaTGACTCTGAGACCCCGTGACGACTCGTCGTGTTTGTAACGTTCTCGTCGCACAGTCTTCTGTTGCGTCGTCTgtgcagggaggagctgggCCGAGCCGACAGCGTGTGTTTCAAAATCCACGTCCTGTGTTGGctaatttatttgaaataagaGTGTGACGAGTCGCAAAACACAATGTGAATAGGAATTGCTCAAAATCTTgctaataaaaatgattttttttgttgtatctAAAACGCTTCGTGATATTTTGggcttttaatttaaatgaaggttttgtgtttgaagCTGGAATTGCAACATTTAGCTGATCATTGATGCAACTTTTGTGAAATGCCGGTTTATTTCCACACCATCAGAGACGTTCGCGGCGAAGGATTACTCACTACTCTGTACACTCAGTGCTCTTTTGTTGCCTTAATGCTCCATCCTATGCTGTTCCTGTAAAAAGAGCATGATTCAACCCATTGCACCAAGACAGTCTCCAAAAATAAGGAAACTCACCAATGTGACATGTCAGGCACACAATAATTAATTCATCCACATCTGACATGTCAGAGCTGAAGGAAAGCAGCGTCTCACGATATCCAGGGACGCTAAGCACTCCCTCAAACCATATTTAATGCTGTTGCCATCACACATTTAGCGTACTAATATCAGCGGTGTGGCAGAAGCTTTGTTCCTGTTATGGTAATTCTGAACACAATGCTTGACTAAAGCCTGTCTGGTTATTTATGTGTCAGTTATATGTAGTTGTGCTGAATTTTGTGACATGTGCAAATCTTGATGTCCCAATGTGTTGGAACAATGAGGCTCTCAGTCTGTATCTTGTTTTCAAATCTCTGTATTTTcctcttaaagctcgtgtccggagttttgaaagagagaggtttttttttttttaatccaatgtctggaggttccgccctccctctgctttcatgagcggccaagccacgcccctttaattgtgcacgctattatctgtcgggtgaaaatgagagcctccgactcctacagcatcctacatgtttagctgtttacggtggatgttcagcagacagtggatatatccgaggtaagcgcggcggctgctgcagagctaactctcctctgcctgggcgagtggccatgctctctggctgcgcacgctttgattgacagcacgagaatgcggaagctcgaaatctattggctgacgctgaccggcgctttttcggataacatgggggtctatgagacgaaggcggggctcataaatacattttcatattgctttatgctaatattatattgtagtatcgaaccaaactgacacatttaagctctgttgaaaaatgatacatacgttggaaacgaacggaaactccggacacgagctttaaatttCTGAATTTCGCACTAAGACTTGATCTGGATCTTTCTCCCgtcctgtttttattcttcaatctatatgtctttattttgtttattttctgtcttttgaacAGATGTATCTTTCCATGCCTTCAGGTGGAATGATTACCACCGACACTGATTTGATTGATGcttgattttcacattttcgcCTTCCTGTGCATCTCATCTTTTGCCATGTCTCTATTCAGGacagcaaaaatgaaaatgaagcagaTGGGCTTTCCAGTGATGATTACACCCTCTCTCCCTCGGATGAAGAGTTTGAACACGCTCCAGACCGTGATCCCACTTCGCACACACCTAAAGTGGAGGATCAGCTTGTGCCTAAACCCAAAGAAGATCccgaaaaaacacaaatgcccAAAACTCCCAAAGACCTTCCATTTAAATCTGAGGTGGCAGCACCTCCCGAAGAGGAAATCCTCCCAGTCCCGAAGCCACGCAACTCCCGGCAGACGTCTCCCAGCCCTCAGCCCTCTCCGCCAGTAGCAAAGCCTCGCACACTGCACCTTTCTAATCCCTCCAATCCAGACAAGCCCCCGCCTTCATCCCCCGCGAGCAACGCCTCCAACGCAGGGCCAGACTCCCGGCCCAAACAGTCACTGCGAAAGCTTAAGCTCACAGACGAGGAGAGGGACCAGCTGGTGAACCTCCAGAGCTTCAGCGCCGACTCGGACTCGGAGACCCACGgcggttcctcctcctgctcctcttcttcggCCAACGCAGGAGGTCCTGCTAAACCGGAGGGCCTGGACGGCCCTGAGGAGGAGGGCTACTGGAGCGGCAGCACCGCCGGTCACTTCCGGGAAAAGAGGAACCGCCGCTGCTTCAAGAGGAAAGAGATGCCAAGCGGGCAGACCAGGGTTCGCTCCAAATTTTCCCCCTGGAACCTGTCGTCCCCGAGAATCACCACCCGGCTCAGTGTCCTCGTGACTCAGCCGGGGAGAGCCGGTGAGTTTAAAATCCTCTCCAGTGAGTCAGAGGAATGATTGAACTTGAGGaccagttgtgttgttgtttatgtCCCACTTTTACTGCCAAAATGTCAAGTTAGAAGGATAACACAACACCTTAAACCAGGTATTTACTTCAAATGATTCCTTTATGTTGAAACCATGACGGATTACTTGAAATGGTTTTAAAGCATCTGTAACCATAGTCCATAAAGAGGGCATATCCCACAGACTCCCAGCAGAACATTTTCCAAATcaacaacacacagcacacacttttttttttcttccttccttttgtAAATGATGCAACAGGCCACAATCCTCCACTGCTTTACGGTTTAACTACAATACCCAGCTGTCCATTGTTGATGCTTTAAGCTGTATCCACGATTCATCATGGCCGCCTTGGCTGGTTCTGCACTGTGTATTTCTGTGAATTTACATCAGAACCAACATGAAATTCTGTAGTCATTTGAGCCGCAGTAGCTTCTATATTCTATCAAACCTCTCATCCTGGCCTTCATTCCCACCTGCGTCAGTCACCCTCCCCTTACTTTTCCTCCCTTGAACTACTTTTTTATAGATTTTGACG
The DNA window shown above is from Salarias fasciatus chromosome 20, fSalaFa1.1, whole genome shotgun sequence and carries:
- the mical1 gene encoding F-actin-monooxygenase mical1, which codes for MASQDASNRSHATFDLFIQAPSCEEVMQHFADLCRQLDIDPKDFRNFYTQLKEKLNYWKAKALWSKLDKRASHADYQQGKACTKNKCLVLGAGPCGLRVAIELALLGAQVVVLEKRESFSRNNVLHLWPYTICDLRGLGAKKFYGKFCSGSLDHISIRQLQLILLKVSLLLGVEVNTGVEFQGLIEPSGENGWMAKLQPRSHPASAFQFDVFISAGGGRFVPDGFKHKELRGKLAIGITANFVNGNTAAEAQVAEISGVARIYNQKFFQELLTETGIDLENIVYYKDDTHYFVMTAKKKSLLKKGVIKQDYSDAEQLLAPENVDHEALCHYAHDAAHFSTGGKLSDLEFAQNHANQPDVAMFDFTCMHRAENASLVRERRGRKLLMGLVGDCLVEPFWPLGTGIARGFMAAFDTAWMVRSWGMGVPHFKVLAERESIYQLLSQTTPENTSKNYAAYSINPKTRYQSVNLSSIQPHQVQNLYDGDKSHPSTRKLKDKGSHTHQDSVSGFEELLKWCQKHTSGYEDVNIKDFTQSWRSGLALCALIHHFRPKLIDMASLDKSNIVHNNQLAFSVLEKELGIPPVMSPSDLANSEHIDRLSMVLYLTQVRSAFSVPTKEPEAFRPSSKPLTLSQTQAAVFFLNTLKHNSLQRRKEKLQSEKRTATLRRMGDDDSSLAPPVSPELAPDMAPEPEPCTSVPMTNSEECYFCGQRVYVLERISAEGKFFHRSCFNCHRCGITLRLGGYTFDQNTGKFYCELHSEELERAETSCKDSKNENEADGLSSDDYTLSPSDEEFEHAPDRDPTSHTPKVEDQLVPKPKEDPEKTQMPKTPKDLPFKSEVAAPPEEEILPVPKPRNSRQTSPSPQPSPPVAKPRTLHLSNPSNPDKPPPSSPASNASNAGPDSRPKQSLRKLKLTDEERDQLVNLQSFSADSDSETHGGSSSCSSSSANAGGPAKPEGLDGPEEEGYWSGSTAGHFREKRNRRCFKRKEMPSGQTRVRSKFSPWNLSSPRITTRLSVLVTQPGRAETTFRHAHSASEEGAEGDDDDDDEDDDDMFEQYETDPFDMKNVPSDPVEAEKLELMKMKTLERRAKMSELQRFRQAQSIQRRLEEIEVTFKDLEDKGVALEQTLRGEAGSSGADMIEQWIQLVHEKNALVSEESDLMVASRQLELEDKQSALELELRKYMELSDKTSEQQVEEERVLQQMLEVVDMRDSLVSFLEEKRLKEMSEEQEAFSIMEAKRHSKAESQVHWA